A stretch of Pseudomonas sp. CCC3.1 DNA encodes these proteins:
- the nuoN gene encoding NADH-quinone oxidoreductase subunit NuoN, giving the protein MEFTIQHFIALAPLLITSLTVVVVMLAIAWRRNHSQTFLLSVAGLNLALLSIFPALKVAPLAVTPLLMMDNFAYLYIGLILVATLACVTLAHAYLGEGGTGYPGNREELYLLTLLAATGGIVLVSAQHLAGLFIGLELLSVPVYGLVAYAFFNKRSLEAGIKYMVLSAAGSAFLLFGMALLYAEAGSLSFSGIGHALAATGAPSAIAQLGLGMMLVGLAFKLSLVPFHLWTPDVYEGAPAPVAAFLATASKVAVFAVMVRLFQISPAATTGVMSDVLTVIAIASILFGNLLALTQNNLKRLLGFSSIAHFGYLLIALVASKGMAMEAIGVYLITYVLTSLGAFGVITLMSSPYKGRDADALYEYRGLFWRRPYLTAVMTVMMLSLAGIPLTAGFIGKFYIIATGVEAHQWWLVASLILGSAIGVFYYLRVMVTLYLVEPKLHRHDAPLNWEQRAGGVMLLAVSILVFVLGVYPQPMLELVQRATLGLVG; this is encoded by the coding sequence ATGGAATTTACGATCCAACACTTTATCGCGCTTGCTCCACTGCTGATTACCAGCCTCACCGTTGTGGTGGTGATGCTGGCAATCGCGTGGCGCCGCAACCACTCACAGACCTTCCTGCTTTCGGTGGCGGGTCTTAACCTGGCACTGTTGTCGATCTTCCCGGCGTTGAAAGTGGCTCCACTGGCTGTCACCCCGCTGTTGATGATGGACAACTTTGCCTACCTGTACATCGGGCTGATCCTGGTCGCGACCCTGGCGTGTGTGACATTGGCACACGCCTACCTGGGCGAAGGCGGCACGGGTTATCCGGGCAACCGTGAAGAGCTGTACCTGCTGACCCTGCTGGCTGCCACTGGCGGTATTGTTCTGGTAAGCGCGCAACACCTGGCTGGCTTGTTTATCGGCCTGGAGCTGCTCTCGGTACCGGTTTACGGCCTGGTGGCCTACGCCTTCTTCAACAAGCGTTCGCTGGAAGCCGGCATCAAGTACATGGTGCTGTCGGCCGCAGGTTCTGCGTTCCTGCTGTTCGGTATGGCCCTGTTGTACGCCGAAGCCGGCAGCCTGAGCTTCAGCGGTATCGGTCACGCCCTGGCGGCCACTGGCGCCCCTAGCGCCATTGCACAGCTGGGTCTGGGCATGATGCTGGTGGGTCTGGCGTTCAAACTGTCGCTGGTACCTTTCCACCTCTGGACCCCAGACGTGTACGAAGGTGCTCCGGCACCGGTGGCCGCTTTCCTGGCGACTGCGTCGAAAGTGGCCGTGTTTGCAGTGATGGTGCGTTTGTTCCAGATCTCCCCGGCGGCAACCACCGGTGTGATGAGCGACGTCCTGACCGTGATCGCAATTGCTTCGATCCTGTTCGGTAACCTGCTGGCTCTGACCCAAAACAACCTCAAGCGTCTGCTGGGCTTCTCGTCCATCGCTCACTTCGGCTACCTGCTGATCGCCCTGGTGGCGAGCAAAGGCATGGCCATGGAAGCGATTGGCGTGTACCTGATCACTTATGTGCTCACCAGCCTCGGTGCGTTCGGCGTGATCACCCTGATGTCCTCGCCGTACAAAGGCCGTGACGCTGATGCGCTGTACGAGTACCGCGGCCTGTTCTGGCGCCGTCCTTACCTGACGGCGGTCATGACCGTGATGATGTTGTCGCTGGCCGGTATCCCGCTGACCGCAGGCTTCATCGGCAAGTTCTACATCATCGCCACCGGCGTTGAAGCACACCAATGGTGGCTGGTAGCGTCCTTGATCCTGGGTAGCGCCATTGGCGTGTTCTACTACCTGCGCGTGATGGTGACCCTGTACCTGGTAGAGCCAAAACTGCATCGCCACGATGCTCCACTGAACTGGGAACAGAGAGCGGGTGGCGTCATGCTGCTGGCCGTCTCGATCCTGGTATTCGTGCTGGGTGTGTACCCGCAACCAATGCTGGAACTGGTACAGCGCGCAACGCTGGGCCTGGTTGGCTAA